In Desulfobaccales bacterium, the following proteins share a genomic window:
- the cdaA gene encoding diadenylate cyclase CdaA, with translation MPPFFTNLRWQDGLDILLVAVLIYQVLLILRGTQAIWVLAGLFLIFLGYLTARRLELFTLEWLLDGVVKSFFLIIIILFQADIRRVLSRMGRKALAPSSGPGPGVSEEICEAVDTLANHRIGGLIVFERQVGLSDYLEGSVRLDALITWELLVSLFWPHNPTHDGAVIIQGDRILAAGCLLPLSKAPDLDPTLGTRHRAAVGITENSDAVALVISETNGTVSLARNGKLTQNLSRLQLRQELQNLLEPNDQRRSLLERLAGLLRTS, from the coding sequence ATGCCCCCGTTTTTCACCAATCTCCGCTGGCAGGATGGCCTGGATATCCTCCTGGTGGCCGTCCTCATCTACCAGGTCCTCCTCATCCTGCGAGGCACCCAGGCCATCTGGGTCCTGGCCGGGCTTTTTCTCATCTTTCTCGGCTATCTCACCGCCCGGCGCCTGGAGCTCTTTACCCTCGAGTGGCTTCTGGACGGGGTGGTCAAGAGCTTCTTCCTCATCATCATCATTCTCTTTCAGGCCGACATTCGCCGGGTCTTAAGCCGCATGGGTCGCAAAGCCCTGGCCCCCTCCAGCGGTCCCGGCCCCGGGGTCTCCGAGGAGATCTGCGAGGCCGTGGACACCCTGGCCAACCATCGCATCGGCGGTCTCATCGTCTTCGAGCGCCAAGTGGGCCTCTCCGATTATCTGGAAGGCTCCGTGCGCCTGGATGCCCTCATCACCTGGGAACTTCTGGTGAGCTTGTTTTGGCCTCACAACCCCACCCATGACGGTGCCGTCATCATCCAGGGGGACCGCATCCTGGCCGCCGGCTGCCTGCTTCCCCTCTCCAAGGCCCCGGACCTGGACCCCACCCTGGGAACCCGTCACCGAGCCGCCGTGGGCATTACCGAGAACTCCGACGCCGTGGCCCTGGTGATCTCCGAAACCAACGGCACCGTCTCTTTGGCCCGCAACGGCAAACTCACCCAGAACCTCTCCCGTCTGCAACTGCGCCA
- the folP gene encoding dihydropteroate synthase has protein sequence MTPPFWSQLLALDRPLIMGIVNVTPDSFADGGRHFSLEAALAHARHLVAAGADILDVGGESTRPFSEPVPLEEELRRVLPVIEAIRAEMDVPLSIDTYKAEVARRALGAGADIINDISALRFDPDLAPLAAATGAPVILMHMKGTPRDMQTDPRYDDLLGEIKAFLAERRDFALSQGIAPQAIVLDPGIGFGKTFAHNLQILNHLDTFLDLGCPLLVGPSRKAFIGHYLGGLPPDERDYGTLAALAAAVLKGAKILRVHNVAAAVQFFTLFQAIRAA, from the coding sequence ATGACCCCGCCTTTCTGGTCACAACTCCTGGCCCTGGACCGCCCCTTGATCATGGGCATCGTCAATGTCACCCCGGACTCCTTCGCCGACGGCGGCCGACATTTCTCTCTGGAAGCCGCCCTCGCCCACGCCCGGCACCTGGTGGCCGCGGGCGCCGACATCCTGGATGTGGGCGGCGAATCCACCCGGCCCTTCTCCGAGCCTGTGCCTCTGGAAGAGGAATTGCGCCGGGTCCTGCCGGTGATCGAAGCCATTCGGGCGGAGATGGACGTGCCCCTCTCCATTGACACCTACAAGGCCGAGGTGGCCCGCCGGGCCCTTGGGGCCGGGGCCGACATCATCAACGACATCAGCGCCCTCCGCTTCGACCCCGATCTGGCCCCCCTGGCCGCCGCCACCGGCGCGCCCGTCATCCTCATGCACATGAAGGGCACCCCCCGGGACATGCAGACCGATCCCCGCTACGATGATCTTTTGGGGGAGATCAAAGCCTTTCTGGCAGAGCGCCGGGACTTCGCCCTGAGCCAGGGCATCGCCCCTCAGGCCATCGTCCTGGACCCCGGCATCGGCTTCGGCAAAACCTTTGCCCACAACCTTCAAATCCTCAACCACCTCGATACCTTCCTGGACCTGGGCTGCCCCCTCCTGGTGGGTCCCTCCCGCAAAGCCTTCATCGGCCACTACCTGGGCGGCCTCCCCCCCGACGAGCGGGATTACGGCACCCTGGCGGCCCTGGCCGCGGCCGTCCTGAAAGGCGCCAAAATCCTCCGGGTCCACAACGTCGCCGCCGCCGTCCAGTTCTTTACCCTTTTTCAGGCCATCCGGGCCGCCTGA
- a CDS encoding response regulator: MTQVCASTPPDGPPRDLFAPLQVLVVDDIPAIRRLLTQMLQQLGVASPIRQAADGLEAWELLQERLYDVVVCDINMPRMTGLELLKRLRGHPRYEHTPFLLITGEVAEEIVAAAVESEVDGYLLKPFRLPALQRQLTAILKGRHFPGPGERLIQEAQRCLAAGFPHQALDLLHQLPLPRRKKSARVLNLLGECLQARDSPHQAARCFQEALKINPYHQQAAANLAALLSRLSADDPSPGETLDLS; encoded by the coding sequence ATGACCCAGGTCTGCGCTTCGACTCCGCCGGATGGGCCCCCCCGGGACCTTTTCGCCCCCCTCCAGGTCCTGGTGGTGGACGATATCCCCGCCATCCGCCGTCTGCTGACCCAGATGCTCCAACAGCTGGGCGTGGCCTCCCCCATCCGCCAGGCCGCCGATGGCCTGGAGGCCTGGGAGCTCCTCCAGGAGCGCCTCTATGACGTGGTGGTCTGCGACATCAACATGCCCCGCATGACCGGCCTGGAACTCTTAAAGCGCCTCCGGGGCCACCCCCGCTATGAGCACACCCCCTTCCTCCTCATCACCGGCGAAGTGGCCGAAGAGATTGTCGCTGCTGCGGTGGAAAGCGAAGTGGACGGCTATCTCCTCAAACCCTTCCGCCTCCCTGCCCTCCAGCGCCAGCTGACCGCCATCCTCAAAGGCCGCCACTTCCCCGGCCCCGGGGAAAGGCTCATCCAGGAGGCTCAGCGCTGCCTGGCCGCCGGCTTCCCCCATCAGGCCCTGGACCTTCTGCACCAGCTGCCGCTCCCGCGCCGCAAAAAAAGCGCCCGGGTCCTCAACCTCCTGGGAGAGTGCCTCCAGGCCCGGGATTCCCCTCACCAGGCCGCCCGCTGTTTCCAGGAAGCCTTGAAGATCAACCCTTACCATCAGCAGGCGGCAGCCAACCTGGCAGCTCTTCTCTCCCGTCTCTCGGCGGATGATCCTTCCCCAGGCGAAACCCTTGACCTTTCCTGA
- a CDS encoding helix-turn-helix domain-containing protein, translating into MDLIWKKRFFRPDEVADILCLSRRTVYRMIKDGRLPGTRFGSGPWRIARENLLALLPLPG; encoded by the coding sequence ATGGACCTTATCTGGAAAAAGCGGTTTTTTCGGCCCGATGAAGTGGCGGATATCCTCTGCCTCTCCCGCCGCACCGTTTATCGCATGATCAAGGATGGCCGCCTGCCCGGCACCCGCTTCGGCTCCGGCCCCTGGCGCATCGCCCGGGAAAACCTCCTGGCCCTTTTGCCTCTTCCCGGCTGA
- a CDS encoding helix-turn-helix domain-containing protein produces MNREKLLRPREVAMRLGISKSSVYRWFWEGKLKGVKLRGGPVRILESSVRRQLAGPEVRLA; encoded by the coding sequence ATGAACAGAGAGAAGTTGCTGCGCCCCAGGGAAGTGGCGATGCGGCTGGGGATCTCCAAGTCGTCGGTGTACCGCTGGTTTTGGGAAGGCAAGCTCAAGGGGGTGAAGCTGAGAGGGGGACCGGTGCGGATTCTGGAGAGTTCGGTGCGGCGGCAATTGGCGGGGCCAGAAGTCCGCCTGGCGTAG
- the ftsH gene encoding ATP-dependent zinc metalloprotease FtsH, with the protein MNNRLSPLYKNIALWLLISLVMIFLFNYFNTTEQTRAKTSISYTQFLELVKNGKVTKVLLQGEEITGEQADGKPFKTYSPNDPNLIRLLQDKKVEISVRPKEDTPWYTTLLVSWLPMLLLVGIWIFFMRQMQAGGGKAMSFGKSRARLMTENSVKVTFKDVAGIEEAKEEVAEIIEFLKDPKKFTRLGGRIPKGVLLVGSPGSGKTLLARAIAGEAGVPFFSISGSDFVEMFVGVGAARVRDLFLQAKKNAPCIIFIDEIDAVGRHRGAGLGGGHDEREQTLNQLLVEMDGFESNEGVILIAATNRPDVLDPALLRPGRFDRQVVVPIPDVKGREAILRVHTRRVPLDPSVDLSILARSTPGFSGADLENLVNEAALLAARVNRESVSMQDFERAKDKVLMGSERKSLILSEEERTNTAYHEAGHTLVARLLPGTDPIHKVTIIPRGRALGVTQQLPLDERHTYSKDYLQATLAVLLGGRAAEELVFNRFTTGAGNDLERATELARKMVCNWGMSEELGPITFGKREEHVFLGREIAQPKDFSEETARTIDAAIKKLVLGAYDRAKSLLASHRAGLQALAQALLEKETLDSADIDRILSAAEQAHPLPEEEQPPPLSLGLQQA; encoded by the coding sequence ATGAATAATCGTTTAAGCCCCTTATACAAGAACATCGCCCTCTGGCTGCTCATCAGCCTGGTGATGATCTTCCTCTTCAATTATTTCAACACCACCGAGCAGACCCGCGCCAAGACCTCCATCAGCTATACCCAGTTCCTCGAGCTGGTGAAAAACGGCAAGGTCACCAAGGTCCTGCTCCAGGGCGAGGAGATCACCGGCGAGCAGGCGGACGGCAAGCCCTTTAAAACCTATTCCCCCAACGACCCCAACCTCATCCGCCTCCTCCAGGACAAGAAAGTGGAGATCAGCGTGCGGCCCAAGGAGGACACCCCCTGGTACACCACCCTCCTGGTCTCCTGGCTCCCCATGCTCCTGCTGGTGGGTATCTGGATCTTTTTCATGCGCCAGATGCAGGCCGGCGGCGGCAAGGCCATGTCCTTCGGCAAGAGCCGGGCCCGCCTGATGACGGAAAACTCCGTCAAGGTCACCTTCAAGGACGTGGCCGGCATTGAGGAAGCCAAAGAGGAAGTGGCGGAAATCATTGAATTCCTCAAGGACCCCAAAAAGTTCACCCGCCTGGGCGGCCGCATCCCCAAAGGTGTCCTGCTTGTGGGCTCCCCCGGCAGCGGCAAGACCCTGCTCGCCCGGGCCATCGCCGGTGAGGCCGGGGTGCCCTTCTTCAGCATCAGCGGCTCCGATTTTGTGGAGATGTTCGTGGGCGTGGGCGCTGCCCGGGTGCGGGACCTCTTCCTCCAGGCCAAGAAAAACGCCCCCTGCATCATCTTCATCGATGAGATCGACGCCGTCGGCCGCCACCGCGGCGCCGGCCTGGGCGGCGGCCACGATGAGCGGGAGCAGACCTTGAACCAGCTCCTGGTGGAGATGGATGGCTTCGAGTCCAACGAGGGCGTCATCCTCATCGCCGCCACCAACCGCCCCGACGTCCTGGATCCCGCCCTCCTGCGCCCCGGCCGCTTCGACCGCCAGGTGGTGGTCCCCATCCCCGACGTCAAGGGCCGGGAGGCCATCCTCAGGGTCCACACCCGCCGGGTCCCCCTGGACCCCTCCGTGGACCTCTCCATCCTGGCCCGCAGCACCCCCGGCTTTTCCGGCGCCGACCTGGAAAACCTGGTCAACGAGGCCGCCCTCCTGGCCGCCCGGGTCAACCGGGAGTCCGTCTCCATGCAGGACTTTGAGCGCGCCAAGGACAAGGTCCTCATGGGCTCGGAGCGCAAAAGCCTCATTTTAAGCGAGGAGGAGCGCACCAACACCGCCTACCACGAAGCCGGCCACACCCTGGTGGCCCGGCTTCTCCCCGGCACCGACCCCATTCACAAGGTCACCATCATCCCCCGGGGCCGGGCCCTGGGCGTCACCCAGCAGCTCCCCCTGGACGAGCGGCACACCTATTCCAAAGACTATCTGCAGGCCACCCTTGCCGTCCTGTTGGGCGGCCGCGCCGCCGAAGAGCTGGTCTTTAACCGCTTCACCACCGGCGCCGGCAATGACCTGGAGCGCGCCACCGAGCTGGCCCGCAAGATGGTCTGCAATTGGGGCATGAGCGAGGAGCTGGGGCCCATCACCTTCGGCAAGCGGGAGGAGCATGTCTTCCTGGGCCGGGAAATCGCCCAGCCCAAGGATTTCAGCGAGGAGACCGCCCGCACCATCGACGCCGCCATCAAAAAGCTGGTCCTGGGCGCCTACGACCGGGCCAAAAGCCTCCTGGCCAGCCATCGGGCCGGCCTCCAGGCCCTGGCCCAGGCCCTCCTGGAAAAGGAGACCCTGGACAGCGCCGACATCGACCGCATCCTCAGCGCCGCGGAGCAGGCCCACCCACTCCCCGAGGAAGAGCAACCTCCGCCCCTCTCCCTGGGCCTGCAGCAGGCCTGA
- the terL gene encoding phage terminase large subunit encodes MTLRKKLSKREFRQKADDILMRLTMEVTPFWGDNREKREERLRRAAADPLYFCRTYLPHYFSVAPAPFHYELVRLLEEPREVVRPIVVAAPREFAKSTVCSFGYVLHQICFRRRKFIIIGSDTEDLASDLTGYLYVEMLYNERLRQDFGELVKPNKTVDDFVTLNDIRVKARGRGQRLRGLKHKQHRPDLVILDDLENDLNVRNPEIVQQILDWVQSAVYPAIEAHGTLLIIGTILKQKSALHIMLTSEAEPYCNFERRIYRALNEDGSSLWEARHPAARLRLQKQIMGTAAFNREKMNEPEPEGGMFREEWIHYYHPGSLKDRELVVVGFFDPSLESGSSADYKAVVTVGYAPAEQVFYVLDAFIQKTTLEQTLRAIFNRHRERPYQVFGVEDNLFQRLLLKEFDTLGRELGLVLPVKGVTHRLAKETRVAALSPLLERGKIRFIRGHSDQELLIEQLLYFPSKTLHDDGPDALEGAVRLAQQFQGLGAATVPYVRVRSRMFSSRGAF; translated from the coding sequence ATGACTCTGAGGAAGAAGCTGAGCAAACGGGAGTTCCGACAGAAGGCGGATGACATCCTGATGCGCCTCACCATGGAGGTGACCCCGTTTTGGGGGGACAACCGGGAAAAAAGGGAGGAGCGCCTCCGGCGGGCGGCGGCGGACCCGCTGTATTTTTGCCGCACCTACCTGCCGCACTATTTCTCGGTGGCCCCGGCACCCTTCCATTACGAACTGGTGCGCCTCTTGGAGGAGCCCCGGGAGGTGGTGCGGCCCATCGTGGTGGCAGCCCCCCGGGAATTCGCCAAATCCACGGTGTGCAGCTTCGGCTACGTGCTGCACCAGATCTGCTTCCGGCGGCGCAAGTTCATCATCATCGGCAGCGACACGGAGGATCTGGCCAGCGACCTCACCGGCTACCTGTATGTGGAGATGCTCTACAACGAGCGGCTGCGCCAGGATTTCGGGGAGCTGGTGAAGCCCAACAAGACGGTGGATGACTTTGTGACCCTCAATGACATCCGGGTGAAGGCCCGGGGTCGGGGCCAGCGCCTCAGGGGCCTGAAGCACAAGCAGCACCGGCCGGACCTGGTGATCCTGGATGACCTGGAAAACGACCTCAATGTGCGCAACCCGGAGATCGTGCAGCAGATCCTGGACTGGGTGCAGAGCGCGGTCTATCCGGCCATTGAGGCCCACGGCACCCTGCTCATCATCGGCACCATCCTCAAGCAAAAGAGCGCCTTGCACATCATGCTCACCAGCGAGGCGGAGCCCTACTGCAATTTTGAGCGGCGCATTTACCGGGCGCTGAACGAAGACGGCAGCTCCCTGTGGGAGGCGAGACACCCGGCGGCGCGGCTGAGATTGCAGAAGCAGATCATGGGCACCGCGGCCTTCAACCGGGAGAAGATGAATGAGCCGGAGCCGGAGGGGGGGATGTTCCGGGAGGAGTGGATCCACTACTACCATCCGGGGAGCCTGAAGGACCGGGAGCTGGTGGTGGTGGGGTTTTTCGACCCCTCCCTGGAGAGCGGCAGCAGCGCGGACTACAAGGCGGTGGTGACGGTGGGGTATGCCCCGGCGGAGCAGGTGTTTTATGTGCTGGACGCCTTCATCCAGAAGACGACTCTGGAGCAGACGCTCAGGGCCATCTTCAACCGGCACCGGGAGCGGCCCTATCAGGTCTTCGGGGTGGAGGACAACCTGTTTCAGCGGCTGCTTCTCAAGGAATTCGACACCTTGGGGAGGGAGCTGGGGCTGGTGCTGCCGGTGAAGGGGGTGACCCACCGGCTGGCCAAGGAGACCCGGGTGGCGGCGCTGTCGCCCTTGCTGGAGCGGGGCAAGATCCGCTTTATCCGGGGGCACTCGGACCAGGAGCTCCTGATTGAGCAATTGCTCTATTTCCCTTCCAAGACGCTGCACGACGACGGGCCGGATGCCCTGGAAGGGGCGGTGAGGCTGGCGCAGCAGTTCCAGGGGTTGGGGGCGGCCACGGTGCCCTATGTGCGGGTGCGGAGCCGCATGTTCAGTAGCCGAGGAGCTTTTTAA